The DNA region CTGATACAGAATGTGTGATTAGATACGACTGCATATCCTTTTTAATAACGTAAGGAAGCTTTGCTATTTTAAATATTTTTGCGAGGTTTTCTATGCGTTCTGTCACTACACCATTAATTTCTCCGAATGCAGTTGCCGCTATAATCTTTGGTAGAAATCGAGTATGCAATATTCCATCCTTAATCTGTCCGCCGAAGCCCGGAAAAGCGGGTAAAAGCCTATCACCTACGATATCCAGCCACGAAGAAAATCCCATTGAATTACTAATCATCGTAATTATATTTTCGCTTCGATTATCTTTTAGCGCTAACAACGCTGATTCGGACCGATCATAACGAACGGTAACGAAAATAAAATCGTATACATCGTCGTTTTCGAGTGTATCAATGACATTCACTTTTATCGATCTGACTGTACCTTTTTCCTTATACCGCAAGCCATTTTCTCTTAATGATATATATCTATTAGAACGTGCAAATAGGGTAACGTCAAACCCTGCTTCTATAAGCTTCATTGCATACATGCTCCCGATGACACCTGCACCAAAAATTAAAATTCGATCTTGTTTATTCGACATTAAAACCACTCCTACCGTTTACCATTTCTTATTTAATCATCCGACAACATGTTGTATGATGTGATTATAAATTTTCAATATTCATTGATCAACCATCAGTTTTTTATGATTTGTCGGATGATATTCTTATTCGCTAGTAGGAGGAAAACATGAAAAAGCAACCCCAAATAACGGAGAAAACAAGACAAACATTTGTTGAAGTTTTTTGTGAGTTATACAGCCAAAAACCAATTGAGAAAATTTCAGTTCAGGAAATTGCGAATAAGTCAGGATATAACCGCAGCACCTTTTATCAATACTTTACAGACATTTATGAATTACTAGAAACCGTTGAAAATGAGTTGTTAAATGACATCAAAAAAGAATTGGCGAATAAAGAGCTATCGATGCATACCGTTCAAGATACGCTCTATTGTCTGGACAAAAGAGAACATCTCCTGGTTCTTAATGCCCTTGTGGGTGATTATGGAAGTGCACGTTTCTTAAAACGTTTAAAAAAAGAAATCACTTTGGACCAATTGGAATTGAACGTTCCACAAAACCATGCCTTAACGCCATACTTAATTGAGTTTTACCTGACAACTTCCCTTTTTTTATTTCGTCTTTGGCTCCAGCGTCAAAAGGATTTATCGTCAGAAGAATTTTTTAAGTTAGTGGAGAACCTATATTCAAAAGGGATTACGCCCTATATTAAAGAATGAGTCGGTCATTTTTTAACAATGAAAAGCGCGCATAAGCTTGAATGAACAACCCACTCCCTAAAGACTAACCCACAGTTACCTGCCCGTTAACTTAACGAAACAGATAAATATCAAAAGCCGAAGTCTTTTATTATTGTGCTCACATTATCCTCAGGTTCACATAGTTAATAACGTTTTTTTAAACATTGGCAAGGCATCATGCTCGAAGCATTCCCTTAAAAGGAAACCAACCTTGTTCCTGCATAAAATAGGATCAAGGTTGGTTTCTTTAATTACAGCTGCAAGAAAATCTTATACAGAACCTGAGCAGCTTCTGCTCTGGTTGTCGTTCCAGCAGGACTCAGGGTGACATTGCTTCGCCCGTTTATGAAACCCATTTCAACCATTGCAGCCATGTCATCAACTGCGTACTTTGCTACATTTTCCGCATCTGTAAATCTCTTGAGATCCTCAGCTGTATGGGTCTGCTCAGTTTTCCCCACTGCCCGCAAAGCCCGCATGGTCAGCACAGTCAAATCTTGTCTAGCAATTTCCGTTTCCGGATAGAAGCTGCCGTTCGAGCCCAGGGCGATCCCGAGTGCTTTCGCTATTCCGATTTCCTCATAGTATAGGTCTGTTCCCTTCATATCACTGAAGGTGGTGTTGAACTCTGCTTTGAGATCCAGTGTCCTTACCAACCAAGCTAGATACTCACCTCTTGTGACCTTTTGGCCGGGACTAAAGCTTGTTGCTGATGTCCCGTCGATGAATCCTTTGGACGCCATTGTTTCAACCGCTGGTGCGTACCACGAATCCTTGATGACATCATTGAAGAACTTCTTCGTATAAACAACTGCATATTCACCTGTGTTTGCCGCTGGAAAAACAATGGCTTGTAGAGCACTGTCGTATTTGCCATTCAGTAGCTGAACAAATGTACTATTCGCAGCCACGTACGAAACTGTAAGGTATTTGGAATTGGCCAATTCTTCAACATCAGGAGCATAAGGCAGTCTGATTTCAGCCGGTGCATTCAAGGCTACCATTTCTTCTCCATCTAATTGGACAGCGAATGCAATAACAGGTCTGCTGGCTGTTACGGATTTTACTTCTGAATGTAGCTTTGCCGTATCTAGCCAGCTCAGTGTCAGTACCACACTTTTGGCACCTGACACATACTTCAGCAAATTAGAAGGTACTGCAACGGTTCCAAATTCCGTATTAATCTCGATCCTGATGTTGGCATGCTCTGCGGTTAGTGCAGCTGCAGGAAGCTCAACCGCATAGGAATTGGCACCCTTTGCTTTCGGAATGTCCACCATGATTGTTTTAATATTACTGCTATTCGCCTTTACATGCTCCAGAGCCTTATTAAGGTCTTCCTGCCGGATGGGTGCTCCTTTAGCTTTACCGGTTTTGATATCCGTCTTTGGTGCCACAATCTTAATCAAATTCCCTTCGACTTTGATGTTTTCAGGAGTCGGTGAAGGTGCGGTGACTGACACAGGTGCATCCATTGACGGCGGTGTTTCCGTCGGGTTCGGATTGATGACTGGATTGCTGATAACGACAGTAAGGGATTGGCTCGCATAATGAGTTGCCGTTTCTTTATATCTCACTTCGTAGATTCCGTTGCCAAGACCTGTAACCTCTGTGCCTGTGATCGCATGCCAGCTGTCGGCGTCTCCTCCCTCTTGCCGGTATTCCATTGCAGGACTTACACCAATGATCTTACCGTCCTTGACCCCCGCTGCACTGACATTTACAGCCTTGACCTCTGCACTGGACGGCGGATTCTGCTCCTGCTTGGTTCCGTCAGGCACAACGATCAGGATCGCAGGGCTTGGATTGCTCATATCTGTTCCGGCGTACCGGAGCTCATAGCTGCCGGCTACCAGACCTTCAATGCTGCTCCCACTGACCGGCATGTAACCACCGTGATCTGCCATCCGGTACTCCATATCGGCAGTCACATTTTCAATCCTGCCATCATTTCCGCCTGCTGCTGTAGGCGGTGTAATGACCAGTCCTTCCGCTGTTGGTGCCTCTCTGTCTTCCTTGGCTTCATTGCGAATGTCCACGGTTACCGGCGGACTTGCCTTTAGGCTGTCTGTGGCTGCGTACCGGATCTGATAGCTGCCAGGCTCCAGATCGCTGATACTTGAACCTGTAACAGGCATGTAGTCCTCTTCGCCAAGCTTCCGGTATTCCATCGTATCATTCAAACCCTCAATTTTGCCTTTTATGTCGATATCCGAATTGGCGTGTGAGATTACCCATCCACTCGCATCTGGTGCAGCCTGCTCCTGTGTCTGCCCTTCCGGTATAACGACTTCCTTATCCAGGCTGGCGCTCAGCGAACCAGTCTTCATATATCGGACATAATATTTACCGGCAGTGAGGCCTGTAACCTCAGTTTCTGCAATTGCAGTATAAACTTCTTCGCCTTCTTTCTTATACTCCATTTCGCTTGTCACACCAACCAGTTTGCCGTCATCTCCATGGAGAACGGACGGTGCCACCCCGGCTGGTGTTACTGGAGCCGCGCGATCAGGAATGGATCCGGCCTGGAGAACTTCCCATTCCCACAGGCCGACACCGTTGTCGCCTGCCTGTGATTGCTTGGCCAGGGTCACCCGCAGTGCTTTTACATTCAGCACTGGATCAAACGTGTACGGATTGGAGGATTCTGCCGGAGAATGTTCAACCACTTTGATTCCCTCCGTAACTGTTCCCGCTGTTACCCATTCATCAGTTGCGCTATCCGCCGGGATGTAGGAATACACAATTTGGGTAGGCGGCTTGATTCCGCCGGCATCTGACCACAGCACCAGATTCGAACTCCGGATGGAGGCACCCTGCGGCCATTCATATTGCACCCACTCCTCTGCGCCCTCATGGCCCCAGGTCCCCCAATGCGAAATGTTGTTGCCATCCTTCTTTCCGTCGT from Paenibacillus sp. JNUCC-31 includes:
- a CDS encoding ketopantoate reductase family protein; amino-acid sequence: MSNKQDRILIFGAGVIGSMYAMKLIEAGFDVTLFARSNRYISLRENGLRYKEKGTVRSIKVNVIDTLENDDVYDFIFVTVRYDRSESALLALKDNRSENIITMISNSMGFSSWLDIVGDRLLPAFPGFGGQIKDGILHTRFLPKIIAATAFGEINGVVTERIENLAKIFKIAKLPYVIKKDMQSYLITHSVSDIAMLSVLQSENKIMDKKTARTRRTARKITVNLKAHLKAIQKAGVSIDPPMLKMVLNFPNLILDLFFMTWLRTNMVRDMMLPDYANNANNEIVLLSNDLMKFLNHKDIKFKKTNKSS
- a CDS encoding TetR/AcrR family transcriptional regulator; amino-acid sequence: MKKQPQITEKTRQTFVEVFCELYSQKPIEKISVQEIANKSGYNRSTFYQYFTDIYELLETVENELLNDIKKELANKELSMHTVQDTLYCLDKREHLLVLNALVGDYGSARFLKRLKKEITLDQLELNVPQNHALTPYLIEFYLTTSLFLFRLWLQRQKDLSSEEFFKLVENLYSKGITPYIKE